The Anopheles maculipalpis chromosome 3RL, idAnoMacuDA_375_x, whole genome shotgun sequence genomic sequence ACGTTTGCGAAGTCTGCAAGAAATCCTTCGCGCTTGCCTGCAACTTAAAGGCTCACATGAAAACCCACGAAGGTAGGTAACTCCACCACGTGGTCGGCGCAACACATGAGCTCTAACCCCATTGCTATTTGTCTCTTCCAATTCTCACAGAAAATCCTTCGCCCGAGTCGGAAATCGATGTGGACAGTGATCTGCGCAGCGATGGTGAAGAGATTGGACCACTGTTCGGTTACGAAAAGCCCGACGATAGACTTCCCCGGTATCACTGGAGACACGCCAAGGCGGAACCGATTACGAGAAGTCGCTAAGCCCAAGCTAAACACAAACGTTCATCATACACAAAAAGGCTGTACAAAATTAGTTAGATTAGGGTTTTATTACATTAAACATTGACTGACTGGCATGCGATAAGTTTTTCATGCAAACCTACACAACTTACTAAAGCACTATTATTTTTTGCTCTACATTAAGAAGAAATGTATACACGAAAGTgatgtaaataatatttatttaaaaaataaatgtagaaAAGCAGCTTCTATGTAAATCGATCAATACAATACTACACAACCGCCTTTTCTTATTCGCTGACGTCCGTAAGAAATTGCATTACAAGATGCATAATTTGATAGAGCAAAAATACTAATCTTGTGGAACCCGTGTGGACGGGCCACCTTCACGACTAACCCACCTACATTGACCGTACGATCTACCCTGTTTAGCAAGTGTGAAAATAACTTATTACAACTTGATAGTCCATTAAAGTAAGCTCCTCTAATTACATAAATCAAACTCAACCGATCCGAAATGTAACAGACAACTGTTGGCTCAAAGGTAAGAGACACTTTGCCCTGCGCTAgactaaaaaaaacctcgggtGACAAATTGGTCGGTATCTATAAATCTCTTTCCAGCCGCGTTAGGCGTGTGTATCAAGTGCCCACGGGTATTTGGTGCATGCGTGGGGATAAGTATGCATTTCAAGCGCATATTAATCCACTCTCAACGATCGCTGCCATACGATCGATCGTCAGCCCGTTTTGCTCCCCTCCTCGCGATTTGTCAATCGGGAAACTGAACCggaattttcacacaaaactaTCACCCCAAGCATCCCATCCATCGAAAGCTGTCGATCTGatgcttgttttctttcaatctctttttttgtgtgtgctattCAAGCGACATCATATCCATGCAGAAAGTGCCGCAGTATTCACCTTGGGGTGAGGTTTTCGGAGTGGGATAATTAGAAGCAAATGTATGCACACACTAATCACGCATATTGATGGGGTGACGTGCCGCGAAGGTTTTGTCTTACACTGACCACTTTCGTCCAATTCTAATGAGCGTTCCAATCTATCGACGTGTAATGCCAATAACGTGTTGTTTTCCGTACCCCCGTATAACCCTCTTTATTGGCACGGACCACCGTGAAGTAGAAAATGCGATCGATCCCGATATGGTAGTTACTACGTGGAAACGCAATCGATTGCAGTAACCTTTCCGGGACTTTGGACAGCTTATAGTCTGTCAATCCCGATATCGCATTTTTTCTGACTAAGCGCATCAACGTCATCACTTCGTCTCAATGTTGGCCTAATACGTCTCTTTTTCTATCCATGTTAGATACAGGATGGGTTATCAATaacattctcatgacatgaccaaCTCACCGAAATCTCTCTGTCTCTTATTTGCATTTGAGTATGATTTTTTCGCATTTGAGTATGATCAACATCCTTACGCGTTTCTTACAGGGCGGTCTAAGTTTGAGGCGACTTGTAATATTAGATCACTTAGCTGTATACATTATATCTGAGTAAATCGGTATGCCTAAGCAAAACTCCCAGCTCGATCCATTCGTGAGTTTTTGATACATAAGTGAGCCTCAAAATAACGATGTATTTACTAAAAGAATACTCCAGGAACTCATTTAACTTATAGAGAATAGTTCGCTATAAGTACATATCCGAATCTCAGATGACTTTCTCTGGTGTCGAGTTTAAGAGAAGAGAAACTTCCCCTGAGGCTCAACGCATCTTTGGTTCTTGAAGGTCAATTCCGAGTATCTGAGAAACTGCGAAtcctcctccttcttcttggcctgctcaggctTGAGCACGTCTAGATAACATCGTCAGATCTAGAACCCGTTTCCAGGAAgtagtcctccatccacggtttcatccgatctccgacaggttagtaCTTGCACTGTACTTGATCCTGCCActgagctcgctgtgctccggCATTCTCGTCACGTGCCCCAACCATCATATCCATCTagttttgactaccgtcaggatatcgaCACCGTTAAACAGCTcaactagctcgtggttcattctcttTCGCCGCATgtcctgctcgcacacactgccaaagatagtccttcgCACCTGCCGTCCAAAAATGGTAAATGCAATggcctccgtcagcatagtccagggcTCGTACCCAGGTACTCGTAGAGGATTACCGGACGAATCAGTTGGattcttctggatcgcaggaatTTGTGGAGCCCGTAGTAGTCAAGGTTTCCCTGAACAACACGCCTTCGTATTTCGCTTCTTACGTTGtggtccgaagttacgatagTACCTAAGTAGctgaactcctctaccaccacgagatcgtcgccgtcaactgatagtCAGCTTCCGTGTCGGGCTATATCGCAGCCAGAGCCTCTTGCAAGCAGGTaatgtcttcgtcgcattgatcctcaaaaCAATCCTACCGGCCTCACGTTTCAGTCGCTTGTGCGCCTCGTTGACCGCTGCAGATGTCCGTTCAATGATATCAATGTCATCCCCGAaaccaaggaattggagagatcgggtaaAACTCGCTTCCCGGAAGCAGCTAATCATGCTCTTAAATAAGtagttttcaattatttctatGAATTGACCAAATCGATCTGGTAATGTCAATGATCAatatcagaaacctcagtaaaaatgagtaaaaaagGAAGTCTTTTCGGATTTTGTCAATGCTAGATGGCCATGGGTGGTCTGTTAGTTGAGCTGTTCCTTTAACCGATCcttcaatattttttgcaaaataataaactaaTCACGTGACATCCTCAGATGTCAAAAGTGATTTCAGTTGCTCTGCTATCTGTAGGttatattttatgcttttgtatCAAAGGTATTAATTTAAACATGGGACAAAGTCCAGTGGCCTAGGAGGTAGCAGTGCAGGCGTTCATACGAAAGGATTCGAATATCCTTCTACATATGAATTAAGTCAAGCCGGACTAGACATAACCAGAAATAGCACACCAAAATCGCTCACAATTGTAGTGCCATAGAAAAAGCTAAATATTTTAAAGGCATTTCACATCCGTACAGGATTAATACATcagaaagaaatataaaaatattcagtACAAGTGCTGAACATACATTTGTATTTCAAGATTGATTTCGTGCTGCCAAGTAATTGTGGTGTTTCGTAAACAGTTCCGCTACACGAACATCTTTTAATCGTTCCACACAGGCAGCAGTGTCCGAGAGATCCAGATTTGCCGGATAGTGTACCTCCAAAAACAGCACATCTTTAGCTGTTGTTTCCGCAATTCGATTGAACCCTTGAAAGTCCAACCCATCAACGGTGTGAGAATCAATCTGTTTTCCATCAACCATTTCCTTTATCAGTACAATGTACGATGCATGATAAAACTGTGGTCCTTTCACGTAGATCACTggtaaaggaaagaaataaaaatagaatcatTTATCTTATCTTTACAACATGTCTTTGTAAAACCTTACCAAAGTCTCCGCCAAATTTGATTCCACTCTTGATGACCCAGTTTTTCGCCTTGAGGTACAAATACGCGCAATAGCAAGCGAGgaagtttttctttatcttaCGAAACCTTTCGAACGCTTCTAGCATATCAATCGTTTTATCGAATAGATCttttaattgtaaaatatttaacgTATGCATCAGAAAGAAGGCTTCTTCTAAAAATAAGCATAAAGGTTCGCTCACAGTATCTTGACTTGGATTTGGTTCCAGATTCGTGTTCCGTTTGCGTTTCCGTGCCAACTCACGTGAGTTTGTAACACAAGCCGGAAATGCCCGGGACAACATCCCTTGACCAAAGCCTCCATTTAAGCACAACACGCGGATAGAAGCTAAATCAGTAACATCCACTGTAAAGCCCGTAAAAATACCCTGTATTTGCAATGTTTCGGTGGCGGCTTTATCGTAAACTGGCAAGGGAAGTGTTTGTGCCAGTTCCgggatgattttctttttcgctctaAGGCTATATGCAAACAAACTGCCTTTGGTATTCATCTTAGAAGCTGTGAAACAGTTCAATATGTCCTATAAATACACTAAATGTaactcattttttttaattattcaataaAAAGACACGTCCTATCGCGCTGCAGTTGCTATTCTTGTTTACGTTTCTAGGTGATTGTTTACTTTTGAAGCGTTTATTGCCATTAATTCGATTTAAGCGTTTTTAACAGATGAAGTGTTTTTGGGATGCAAAAGGTGCTGTCGCTACATCGAACTGACAATTTTTCCGAACTGGATCAGCTGGTAAGAAttgaattaataattttagtattttcttccttctaaataacatttttgatgattttaaataatttcatgaatttttttattgttaacaAGACGCAAAGATAAGAAAACTCAAGAAAATAGGATAAAAAATCCTAAAATATCCATTTCTGTACTGTCatcatttgcaaaacaacagctgTCAAAACTGCACAACACACCCGGACCTGCTCTACCATCATCCTAGGTCATATGAtcacaaatatttttctcgtACTGTTCACCTGTACGGAAAGGTAAAGTGTTTCACGGTCTCTGTTCCGAAGTCGTTCGAGTTTTCGAGAGCTTGCTGCCTGTCCGTCTTTCCACCCAGCAAACATGACCGACGTTCAGGATATTATGTCGTCACTTCCGGACGATAAAATCGGTAAGTAGCAACCGTTCAGCTATTGTTTTGCTGACTCCTGCACGTACGAACAAAACGATTCCTCCCATTCCCCCGTCCGACAGAGCCCTTGCGAGCTCTAATCGATACTCGATGTGTAGCGAATCCTTTGATGCGCATTACCTGTGGTGGTTAAAGTTAATCCCTTTCATCGAATAGACTATGCAATCATTGCCCATTGCAATAGAATGCAATTGCAATAGAATTCCCACCAACATCCGGAGGGTGATAGTCGAGTCATTACCTAAGacgatttaattttcatcacgTGATGGTATTACTTTTCTTTTGGCAGATATGATTGCTGCGACGAGCGTCTTGCAGCAGCAGGCCGGAGACATCCGCCAGAACAAGCCGAACTGGTACTCCTACATGCAGTAAGCGTCCAGGCCATTAATCCCATCCGTCTGGCTAGACATTAATATCTCTTGATTGCTCTTTCCCCCTCCGTCGTAGGTCGCAGATGATTTCGCAGGAAGATTATGCCTGCGTCAGCTCGCTGGACAAGGATAAGAAGGCTCAGGCCCAGTACCTGCAAGAAAATGCCGGTCAGTGCGCTAAAACTCTGCTCAACATGTTGGCCCACGTCTCGAAGGATCAAACGATCCAGTACATTCTGGTGCTGATCGATGATCTGCTGCAGGAGGATCGGGCCCGGGTACAGATTTTCCACGACTAtgccaacaagaagaaggaaagcgTTTGGGCACCGTTCCTGAATCTGCTCAACCGTCAGGATGGGTTCATCGTGAACATGGCGTCGCGCGTCGTAGGCAAGCTTGCTTGTTGGGGACAGGAGCAGATGCCCAAGTCCGATCTGCACTTCTATCTGCAATGGCTAAAGGATCAGCTGACCGTTGCTGTAAGTATCCAATGCAAACGTGTGATGCGAAAAGTTATGTTTTTCGTTCCGGTTTGGCATGAGCTGCTAGATTGTTTTACTAACACATACTACCTATAACATTGCTTGGACTGCTGGTTGTGAGGAAGAATTACTCGCGCGTACGTGTGGAAGTATACTCTAACCCCTATTTTCGGGTTTAATAACAAAATTGGGACCAGTTTTGAAGGTATCGCTGTGTTCCACACTAACCTTTCCACGTGTTTCGAGCTCTAGTTGGGTTGGGACACTTGCCTGTCTGCCTTCTAACCAAGTTGCCAACAGAGGCCAACTAGAGCTATTGAGTGTGATTGGTCCTTAGTAGACATGttttcgtgtttgtgtgtgtgtgtgtccgtgtggttgtttggattttaatttgatttaacggttttaaaaccaaaacaatttaTTGTGCGTAGAAGGATATCATTATTGATGCAATTACTATTTTACCAATcctgtgtatatatatatttattcgAAAAACCGTTGTAAATCCAACCCACTACTgctcgggggaaaaaaatcaccacaaaaaaataacacaaaacgaAGGCTCAAAAACTGTTGCATGAAATGGAGGAGGCGGAAAAGAAGCGACTGGCGGAAGCGGCCGCTTCGCACCATGGCCACCATGGGCATCACGGGGAAGCGCATCACCCGAATAGCCACCATCATCAGATCGCAGAGCGGTACCGCGAAATATCGAGTGCGATCGACGATCCTCAGCGTGGTGGTTCCTCGAAGGAAGATCTGCACGTGACGCTAACGGTAGTCGATAACGATGAAAACATGCACCGTTTCTCATGATTTTACACTTACTTGTAAATTCCTTAAACCCACCCCCTCAATACTCCCCTGTATTGGCGTTGCGTtgaaacaaacacattcacgTAGAACACTACACGTAGGCACAATATGTTAACCAGTAAAGAAATCTCTCCGGAAACTCATGCCttactaaaaaaaaccgtacCGTCGTCTCATCCACCTGTGAGCCGTCCATATGTGTgtcaccatcagcatcattcTTTGTGGCTATTGACGCTGCTTAAGACATCGAAaagataattataattttttttttttctccaccggG encodes the following:
- the LOC126565208 gene encoding tRNA-splicing endonuclease subunit Sen2, which encodes MNTKGSLFAYSLRAKKKIIPELAQTLPLPVYDKAATETLQIQGIFTGFTVDVTDLASIRVLCLNGGFGQGMLSRAFPACVTNSRELARKRKRNTNLEPNPSQDTVSEPLCLFLEEAFFLMHTLNILQLKDLFDKTIDMLEAFERFRKIKKNFLACYCAYLYLKAKNWVIKSGIKFGGDFVIYVKGPQFYHASYIVLIKEMVDGKQIDSHTVDGLDFQGFNRIAETTAKDVLFLEVHYPANLDLSDTAACVERLKDVRVAELFTKHHNYLAARNQS